From Treponema sp. OMZ 787:
ATCCGAAACAAGTTATACAAACTATCTTTTGGATGTGGTAGATACAAATTATGCAGCAATTAATTGCTATACTAAATTAGGTTTTATCGAAATAAAACGAGATAAAGTTATGTTTGGCAAGCAAAAAGGATTTAAAGAAAAAATATTTATGGAGTATAAAAAAGAAGATGAATAACACAAATAGAACTAAACGAAATATAATTATTTTTACAATTTTCAGTACCCTTTGCGGCTGGATAGGATATTTTGTCGATAAATTATATTTAATAAGTTTTTTGGTATATCCGGTCGTTACTATAATTGTTATTTTACTGGGCGTAATAACAAAAGGTATCAGATTTTCCAATATGAGTATAGGTCTTACGGCCTATTTCGGAATTTTGTTTACACAGATTACAATTCAATTTATAAAAAATATATTTGAAGAATCCGTGTGGAGAGCTTATCTTACAAATCAATTATTAAAGTTAAAATTATCCGATTTAAAAATATATTTGCTTATCGGATTTATATGGTGGCTTTGGCATTTGCCTTATATTATGATATTTCTTTCCGAAAGTGAAATACAAAATACTTTACCTGTTGGAAGATTGACATTTTTTTGATAGGAACAATCGTAGTTACAGTTTGGACGATAATGTATACGGAAATTTTCAGAATTACAAAATCCGTATGGCCGTTGGTTATTGCTCATACCATGGAAGACGCGGTAATAAATCCGTTACTTTTATTGGGTATTGTCTCTTTGGTAACCGGTTTTAAAGATTGTTTTAACACGACAATAAATGAATACACTCAAAAAATAAGAATGACTAAGGCTCTTGAATTACTTTATAACCATGAGTTATCTATTGTAGAAATAGCACAGACGGTAGGCTATTAGGGCGACGGCTATTTTCAAAAAGCGTTTAAAGAAACCTACGGAATCAGCCCGTCCCGGATGCGGAAAGATTTGTAAGACACCTTTTAAAAATCTATACCTAATTTTTTAGAAGGGACTTTATATATTTAGCCC
This genomic window contains:
- a CDS encoding type II CAAX prenyl endopeptidase Rce1 family protein translates to MNNTNRTKRNIIIFTIFSTLCGWIGYFVDKLYLISFLVYPVVTIIVILLGVITKGIRFSNMSIGLTAYFGILFTQITIQFIKNIFEESVWRAYLTNQLLKLKLSDLKIYLLIGFIWWLWHLPYIMIFLSESEIQNTLPVGRLTFF